From a region of the Tursiops truncatus isolate mTurTru1 chromosome 13, mTurTru1.mat.Y, whole genome shotgun sequence genome:
- the LOC101339409 gene encoding methyl-CpG-binding domain protein 1 isoform X30 produces the protein MAEDWLDCPALGPGWKRREVFRKSGATCGRSDTYYQSPTGDRIRSKVELTRYLGPACDLTLFDFKQGILCYPAPKAHSLAVPSRKRKKPSKPAKAQKRQVGPSKSEVRKEAPRDETKADAGTVPASLPAPGCCENCGISFSGDGTRRQRLKTLCKDCRAQRIAFNREQRMFKRVGCGECAACQVTEDCGACSTCLLQLPHDVASGLFCKCERRRCLRIVERSRGCGVCRGCQTREDCGRCRVCLRPPRPGLRRQWRCVQRRCLRHLAHRLRRHHQRCQRRPPLAVAPPAGKHGRRRGGCDSKVAPRRRPPRTQPLPALPPSQPPESPELHPRALAPSPPAEFIYYCVDEDELQPYTNRRQNRKCGACAACLRRMDCGHCDFCCDKPKFGGSNQKRQKCRWRQCLQFAMKRLLPSVWAGSEDGAGPPAPYPRRKRPGSARRPRLGQTPKPPLATPMAQPDRAQTPVKQEAGSGFVLPPPGTDLVFLREGASSPVQVPGPAPASTAALLQAVDPGLPPVKQEPPDPEEDKEEENKDDPTADLAPEEEAGGAGTPVITEIFSLGGTRLRDTAVWLPRAGNREGKMDVKSGRPRRHWRPRARAANHADGPEPMSASHHLQLR, from the exons ATGGCTGAGGACTGGCTGGACTGCCcggccctgggccctggctggAAGCGCCGTGAGGTCTTTCGCAAGTCAGGTGCCACCTGTGGACGCTCAGACACCTATTACCAGAG ccccacaggaGACAGGATCCGAAGCAAAGTTGAGCTGACCCGATACCTGGGCCCTGCGTGCGATCTCACCCTCTTTGACTTCAAACAAGGCATCCTGTGCTATCCAGCCCCTAAG GCCCATTCCTTGGCCGTCCCCAGCAGGAAGCGGAAGAAGCCTTCGAAGCCAGCCAAGGCTCAGAAACGTCAGGTTGGACCTTCGAAGAGCGAAGTCAGGAAGGAGGCCCCAAGGGATGAGACCAAGGCTGATGCTGGCACAGTCCCAGCCTCACTTCCTGCGCCTGG GTGCTGTGAGAACTGTGGAATCAGCTTTTCAGGGGATGGAACCCGACGGCAGCGACTCAAGACTCTGTGCAAGGACTGCCGAG CACAGAGAATTGCTTTCAACCGGGAGCAGAGGATGTTTAAG CGTGTGGGCTGCGGGGAGTGTGCGGCCTGCCAGGTAACAGAAGACTGTGGGGCCTGCTCCACCTGCCTTCTGCAGTTGCCCCATGATGTGGCCTCGGGGCTGTTCTGCAAGTGTGAGCGAAGACGGTGCCTCCGGATTGTGGAAAGG AGCCGAGGGTGTGGAGTGTGCCGGGGCTGTCAGACCCGAGAGGACTGTGGCCGTTGTCGAGTCTGCCTTCGCCCTCCCCGCCCTGGTCTCAGGCGCCAGTGGAGGTGCGTCCAGCGGCGTTGCCTGCGG CACCTTGCACACCGCCTCCGCCGCCACCATCAGCGATGTCAACGACGCCCTCCCCTAGCTGTGGCTCCCCCTGCT GGTAAACACGGCCGCCGCAGGGGAGGCTGCGACTCCAAGGTGGCTCCCCGGCGGCGCCCTCCCCGAACCCAGCCACTGCCTGCACTTCCGCCCTCGCAGCCTCCAGAGTCTCCAGAGCTG CACCCCAGAGCCCTGGCCCCCTCGCCACCTGCTGAATTCATCTATTACTGTGTAGACGAGGACGAGCTA cagCCTTACACGAACCGTCGGCAGAACCGCAAGTGTGGGGCCTGTGCGGCCTGCCTGCGGCGGATGGACTGTGGCCACTGCGACTTCTGCTGTGATAAGCCCAAATTCGGGGGCAGCAACCAGAAGCGCCAGAAGTGTCGTTGGCGCCAGTGCCTGCAGTTTGCTATG AAGCGGCTGCTGCCAAGTGTCTGGGCAGGTTCCGAGGATGGCGCCGGGCCACCCGCACCTTACCCGCGTCGAAAGAGGCCTGGCTCTGCTCGAAGGCCCCGTCTGGGTCAGACCCCGAAGCCTCCCTTGGCCACGCCCATGGCCCAGCCAGACCGTGCCCAGACTCCAGTGAAGCAGGAAGCAGGCAGTGGCTTTGTGCTGCCCCCGCCTGGCACCGACCTCGTGTTCTTACGGGAGGGTGCAAGCAGTCCCGTGCAGGTGCCTGGCCCAGCTCCAGCCTCCACAGCGGCTCTGTTACAG GCAGTAGACCCAGGCCTGCCACCTGTGAAGCAAGAGCCACCTGACCCTGAGGAGGACAAGGAGGAGGAGAACAAGGATGACCCCACCGCTGACTTGGCCCcagaggaggaggcaggaggggctggCACGCCCGTG ATCACGGAGATTTTCAGCCTGGGTGGAACCCGCCTCCGGGACACAGCAGTCTGGTTGCCAAG GGCAGGCAATCGGGAAGGGAAGATGGATGTAAAGAGTGGGAGACCGAGGAGACACTGGCGCCCACGAGCACGAGCTGCAAACCACGCGGATGGCCCGGAACCCATGTCAGCCTCTCACCACCTCCAACTTCGATGA
- the LOC101339409 gene encoding methyl-CpG-binding domain protein 1 isoform X36, whose translation MAEDWLDCPALGPGWKRREVFRKSGATCGRSDTYYQSPTGDRIRSKVELTRYLGPACDLTLFDFKQGILCYPAPKAHSLAVPSRKRKKPSKPAKAQKRQVGPSKSEVRKEAPRDETKADAGTVPASLPAPGCCENCGISFSGDGTRRQRLKTLCKDCRAQRIAFNREQRMFKRVGCGECAACQVTEDCGACSTCLLQLPHDVASGLFCKCERRRCLRIVERSRGCGVCRGCQTREDCGRCRVCLRPPRPGLRRQWRCVQRRCLRGKHGRRRGGCDSKVAPRRRPPRTQPLPALPPSQPPESPELHPRALAPSPPAEFIYYCVDEDELQPYTNRRQNRKCGACAACLRRMDCGHCDFCCDKPKFGGSNQKRQKCRWRQCLQFAMKRLLPSVWAGSEDGAGPPAPYPRRKRPGSARRPRLGQTPKPPLATPMAQPDRAQTPVKQEAGSGFVLPPPGTDLVFLREGASSPVQVPGPAPASTAALLQEAQCPGLSWVVALPQVKQEKADAQEDWTPGTAILTSPVLLPGCPSKAVDPGLPPVKQEPPDPEEDKEEENKDDPTADLAPEEEAGGAGTPVITEIFSLGGTRLRDTAVWLPRSKDLKKPGARKQ comes from the exons ATGGCTGAGGACTGGCTGGACTGCCcggccctgggccctggctggAAGCGCCGTGAGGTCTTTCGCAAGTCAGGTGCCACCTGTGGACGCTCAGACACCTATTACCAGAG ccccacaggaGACAGGATCCGAAGCAAAGTTGAGCTGACCCGATACCTGGGCCCTGCGTGCGATCTCACCCTCTTTGACTTCAAACAAGGCATCCTGTGCTATCCAGCCCCTAAG GCCCATTCCTTGGCCGTCCCCAGCAGGAAGCGGAAGAAGCCTTCGAAGCCAGCCAAGGCTCAGAAACGTCAGGTTGGACCTTCGAAGAGCGAAGTCAGGAAGGAGGCCCCAAGGGATGAGACCAAGGCTGATGCTGGCACAGTCCCAGCCTCACTTCCTGCGCCTGG GTGCTGTGAGAACTGTGGAATCAGCTTTTCAGGGGATGGAACCCGACGGCAGCGACTCAAGACTCTGTGCAAGGACTGCCGAG CACAGAGAATTGCTTTCAACCGGGAGCAGAGGATGTTTAAG CGTGTGGGCTGCGGGGAGTGTGCGGCCTGCCAGGTAACAGAAGACTGTGGGGCCTGCTCCACCTGCCTTCTGCAGTTGCCCCATGATGTGGCCTCGGGGCTGTTCTGCAAGTGTGAGCGAAGACGGTGCCTCCGGATTGTGGAAAGG AGCCGAGGGTGTGGAGTGTGCCGGGGCTGTCAGACCCGAGAGGACTGTGGCCGTTGTCGAGTCTGCCTTCGCCCTCCCCGCCCTGGTCTCAGGCGCCAGTGGAGGTGCGTCCAGCGGCGTTGCCTGCGG GGTAAACACGGCCGCCGCAGGGGAGGCTGCGACTCCAAGGTGGCTCCCCGGCGGCGCCCTCCCCGAACCCAGCCACTGCCTGCACTTCCGCCCTCGCAGCCTCCAGAGTCTCCAGAGCTG CACCCCAGAGCCCTGGCCCCCTCGCCACCTGCTGAATTCATCTATTACTGTGTAGACGAGGACGAGCTA cagCCTTACACGAACCGTCGGCAGAACCGCAAGTGTGGGGCCTGTGCGGCCTGCCTGCGGCGGATGGACTGTGGCCACTGCGACTTCTGCTGTGATAAGCCCAAATTCGGGGGCAGCAACCAGAAGCGCCAGAAGTGTCGTTGGCGCCAGTGCCTGCAGTTTGCTATG AAGCGGCTGCTGCCAAGTGTCTGGGCAGGTTCCGAGGATGGCGCCGGGCCACCCGCACCTTACCCGCGTCGAAAGAGGCCTGGCTCTGCTCGAAGGCCCCGTCTGGGTCAGACCCCGAAGCCTCCCTTGGCCACGCCCATGGCCCAGCCAGACCGTGCCCAGACTCCAGTGAAGCAGGAAGCAGGCAGTGGCTTTGTGCTGCCCCCGCCTGGCACCGACCTCGTGTTCTTACGGGAGGGTGCAAGCAGTCCCGTGCAGGTGCCTGGCCCAGCTCCAGCCTCCACAGCGGCTCTGTTACAG GAGGCCCAGTGCCCTGGCCTGAGTTGGGTCGTGGCCTTACCCCAGGTGAAGCAAGAGAAGGCGGATGCCCAGGAAGACTGGACACCGGGCACAGCCATCCTGACTTCTCCTGTATTGCTGCCTGGCTGCCCCAGCAAG GCAGTAGACCCAGGCCTGCCACCTGTGAAGCAAGAGCCACCTGACCCTGAGGAGGACAAGGAGGAGGAGAACAAGGATGACCCCACCGCTGACTTGGCCCcagaggaggaggcaggaggggctggCACGCCCGTG ATCACGGAGATTTTCAGCCTGGGTGGAACCCGCCTCCGGGACACAGCAGTCTGGTTGCCAAG GTCCAAGGACCTTAAAAAACCTGGAGCTAGAAAGCAGTAG
- the LOC101339409 gene encoding methyl-CpG-binding domain protein 1 isoform X35, giving the protein MAEDWLDCPALGPGWKRREVFRKSGATCGRSDTYYQSPTGDRIRSKVELTRYLGPACDLTLFDFKQGILCYPAPKAHSLAVPSRKRKKPSKPAKAQKRQVGPSKSEVRKEAPRDETKADAGTVPASLPAPGCCENCGISFSGDGTRRQRLKTLCKDCRAQRIAFNREQRMFKRVGCGECAACQVTEDCGACSTCLLQLPHDVASGLFCKCERRRCLRIVERSRGCGVCRGCQTREDCGRCRVCLRPPRPGLRRQWRCVQRRCLRHLAHRLRRHHQRCQRRPPLAVAPPAGKHGRRRGGCDSKVAPRRRPPRTQPLPALPPSQPPESPELQPYTNRRQNRKCGACAACLRRMDCGHCDFCCDKPKFGGSNQKRQKCRWRQCLQFAMKRLLPSVWAGSEDGAGPPAPYPRRKRPGSARRPRLGQTPKPPLATPMAQPDRAQTPVKQEAGSGFVLPPPGTDLVFLREGASSPVQVPGPAPASTAALLQEAQCPGLSWVVALPQVKQEKADAQEDWTPGTAILTSPVLLPGCPSKAVDPGLPPVKQEPPDPEEDKEEENKDDPTADLAPEEEAGGAGTPVITEIFSLGGTRLRDTAVWLPRSKDLKKPGARKQ; this is encoded by the exons ATGGCTGAGGACTGGCTGGACTGCCcggccctgggccctggctggAAGCGCCGTGAGGTCTTTCGCAAGTCAGGTGCCACCTGTGGACGCTCAGACACCTATTACCAGAG ccccacaggaGACAGGATCCGAAGCAAAGTTGAGCTGACCCGATACCTGGGCCCTGCGTGCGATCTCACCCTCTTTGACTTCAAACAAGGCATCCTGTGCTATCCAGCCCCTAAG GCCCATTCCTTGGCCGTCCCCAGCAGGAAGCGGAAGAAGCCTTCGAAGCCAGCCAAGGCTCAGAAACGTCAGGTTGGACCTTCGAAGAGCGAAGTCAGGAAGGAGGCCCCAAGGGATGAGACCAAGGCTGATGCTGGCACAGTCCCAGCCTCACTTCCTGCGCCTGG GTGCTGTGAGAACTGTGGAATCAGCTTTTCAGGGGATGGAACCCGACGGCAGCGACTCAAGACTCTGTGCAAGGACTGCCGAG CACAGAGAATTGCTTTCAACCGGGAGCAGAGGATGTTTAAG CGTGTGGGCTGCGGGGAGTGTGCGGCCTGCCAGGTAACAGAAGACTGTGGGGCCTGCTCCACCTGCCTTCTGCAGTTGCCCCATGATGTGGCCTCGGGGCTGTTCTGCAAGTGTGAGCGAAGACGGTGCCTCCGGATTGTGGAAAGG AGCCGAGGGTGTGGAGTGTGCCGGGGCTGTCAGACCCGAGAGGACTGTGGCCGTTGTCGAGTCTGCCTTCGCCCTCCCCGCCCTGGTCTCAGGCGCCAGTGGAGGTGCGTCCAGCGGCGTTGCCTGCGG CACCTTGCACACCGCCTCCGCCGCCACCATCAGCGATGTCAACGACGCCCTCCCCTAGCTGTGGCTCCCCCTGCT GGTAAACACGGCCGCCGCAGGGGAGGCTGCGACTCCAAGGTGGCTCCCCGGCGGCGCCCTCCCCGAACCCAGCCACTGCCTGCACTTCCGCCCTCGCAGCCTCCAGAGTCTCCAGAGCTG cagCCTTACACGAACCGTCGGCAGAACCGCAAGTGTGGGGCCTGTGCGGCCTGCCTGCGGCGGATGGACTGTGGCCACTGCGACTTCTGCTGTGATAAGCCCAAATTCGGGGGCAGCAACCAGAAGCGCCAGAAGTGTCGTTGGCGCCAGTGCCTGCAGTTTGCTATG AAGCGGCTGCTGCCAAGTGTCTGGGCAGGTTCCGAGGATGGCGCCGGGCCACCCGCACCTTACCCGCGTCGAAAGAGGCCTGGCTCTGCTCGAAGGCCCCGTCTGGGTCAGACCCCGAAGCCTCCCTTGGCCACGCCCATGGCCCAGCCAGACCGTGCCCAGACTCCAGTGAAGCAGGAAGCAGGCAGTGGCTTTGTGCTGCCCCCGCCTGGCACCGACCTCGTGTTCTTACGGGAGGGTGCAAGCAGTCCCGTGCAGGTGCCTGGCCCAGCTCCAGCCTCCACAGCGGCTCTGTTACAG GAGGCCCAGTGCCCTGGCCTGAGTTGGGTCGTGGCCTTACCCCAGGTGAAGCAAGAGAAGGCGGATGCCCAGGAAGACTGGACACCGGGCACAGCCATCCTGACTTCTCCTGTATTGCTGCCTGGCTGCCCCAGCAAG GCAGTAGACCCAGGCCTGCCACCTGTGAAGCAAGAGCCACCTGACCCTGAGGAGGACAAGGAGGAGGAGAACAAGGATGACCCCACCGCTGACTTGGCCCcagaggaggaggcaggaggggctggCACGCCCGTG ATCACGGAGATTTTCAGCCTGGGTGGAACCCGCCTCCGGGACACAGCAGTCTGGTTGCCAAG GTCCAAGGACCTTAAAAAACCTGGAGCTAGAAAGCAGTAG
- the LOC101339409 gene encoding methyl-CpG-binding domain protein 1 isoform X43: MAEDWLDCPALGPGWKRREVFRKSGATCGRSDTYYQSPTGDRIRSKVELTRYLGPACDLTLFDFKQGILCYPAPKAHSLAVPSRKRKKPSKPAKAQKRQVGPSKSEVRKEAPRDETKADAGTVPASLPAPGCCENCGISFSGDGTRRQRLKTLCKDCRAQRIAFNREQRMFKRVGCGECAACQVTEDCGACSTCLLQLPHDVASGLFCKCERRRCLRIVERSRGCGVCRGCQTREDCGRCRVCLRPPRPGLRRQWRCVQRRCLRHLAHRLRRHHQRCQRRPPLAVAPPAGKHGRRRGGCDSKVAPRRRPPRTQPLPALPPSQPPESPELQPYTNRRQNRKCGACAACLRRMDCGHCDFCCDKPKFGGSNQKRQKCRWRQCLQFAMKRLLPSVWAGSEDGAGPPAPYPRRKRPGSARRPRLGQTPKPPLATPMAQPDRAQTPVKQEAGSGFVLPPPGTDLVFLREGASSPVQVPGPAPASTAALLQAVDPGLPPVKQEPPDPEEDKEEENKDDPTADLAPEEEAGGAGTPVITEIFSLGGTRLRDTAVWLPRSKDLKKPGARKQ; the protein is encoded by the exons ATGGCTGAGGACTGGCTGGACTGCCcggccctgggccctggctggAAGCGCCGTGAGGTCTTTCGCAAGTCAGGTGCCACCTGTGGACGCTCAGACACCTATTACCAGAG ccccacaggaGACAGGATCCGAAGCAAAGTTGAGCTGACCCGATACCTGGGCCCTGCGTGCGATCTCACCCTCTTTGACTTCAAACAAGGCATCCTGTGCTATCCAGCCCCTAAG GCCCATTCCTTGGCCGTCCCCAGCAGGAAGCGGAAGAAGCCTTCGAAGCCAGCCAAGGCTCAGAAACGTCAGGTTGGACCTTCGAAGAGCGAAGTCAGGAAGGAGGCCCCAAGGGATGAGACCAAGGCTGATGCTGGCACAGTCCCAGCCTCACTTCCTGCGCCTGG GTGCTGTGAGAACTGTGGAATCAGCTTTTCAGGGGATGGAACCCGACGGCAGCGACTCAAGACTCTGTGCAAGGACTGCCGAG CACAGAGAATTGCTTTCAACCGGGAGCAGAGGATGTTTAAG CGTGTGGGCTGCGGGGAGTGTGCGGCCTGCCAGGTAACAGAAGACTGTGGGGCCTGCTCCACCTGCCTTCTGCAGTTGCCCCATGATGTGGCCTCGGGGCTGTTCTGCAAGTGTGAGCGAAGACGGTGCCTCCGGATTGTGGAAAGG AGCCGAGGGTGTGGAGTGTGCCGGGGCTGTCAGACCCGAGAGGACTGTGGCCGTTGTCGAGTCTGCCTTCGCCCTCCCCGCCCTGGTCTCAGGCGCCAGTGGAGGTGCGTCCAGCGGCGTTGCCTGCGG CACCTTGCACACCGCCTCCGCCGCCACCATCAGCGATGTCAACGACGCCCTCCCCTAGCTGTGGCTCCCCCTGCT GGTAAACACGGCCGCCGCAGGGGAGGCTGCGACTCCAAGGTGGCTCCCCGGCGGCGCCCTCCCCGAACCCAGCCACTGCCTGCACTTCCGCCCTCGCAGCCTCCAGAGTCTCCAGAGCTG cagCCTTACACGAACCGTCGGCAGAACCGCAAGTGTGGGGCCTGTGCGGCCTGCCTGCGGCGGATGGACTGTGGCCACTGCGACTTCTGCTGTGATAAGCCCAAATTCGGGGGCAGCAACCAGAAGCGCCAGAAGTGTCGTTGGCGCCAGTGCCTGCAGTTTGCTATG AAGCGGCTGCTGCCAAGTGTCTGGGCAGGTTCCGAGGATGGCGCCGGGCCACCCGCACCTTACCCGCGTCGAAAGAGGCCTGGCTCTGCTCGAAGGCCCCGTCTGGGTCAGACCCCGAAGCCTCCCTTGGCCACGCCCATGGCCCAGCCAGACCGTGCCCAGACTCCAGTGAAGCAGGAAGCAGGCAGTGGCTTTGTGCTGCCCCCGCCTGGCACCGACCTCGTGTTCTTACGGGAGGGTGCAAGCAGTCCCGTGCAGGTGCCTGGCCCAGCTCCAGCCTCCACAGCGGCTCTGTTACAG GCAGTAGACCCAGGCCTGCCACCTGTGAAGCAAGAGCCACCTGACCCTGAGGAGGACAAGGAGGAGGAGAACAAGGATGACCCCACCGCTGACTTGGCCCcagaggaggaggcaggaggggctggCACGCCCGTG ATCACGGAGATTTTCAGCCTGGGTGGAACCCGCCTCCGGGACACAGCAGTCTGGTTGCCAAG GTCCAAGGACCTTAAAAAACCTGGAGCTAGAAAGCAGTAG
- the LOC101339409 gene encoding methyl-CpG-binding domain protein 1 isoform X29, protein MAEDWLDCPALGPGWKRREVFRKSGATCGRSDTYYQSPTGDRIRSKVELTRYLGPACDLTLFDFKQGILCYPAPKAHSLAVPSRKRKKPSKPAKAQKRQVGPSKSEVRKEAPRDETKADAGTVPASLPAPGCCENCGISFSGDGTRRQRLKTLCKDCRAQRIAFNREQRMFKRVGCGECAACQVTEDCGACSTCLLQLPHDVASGLFCKCERRRCLRIVERSRGCGVCRGCQTREDCGRCRVCLRPPRPGLRRQWRCVQRRCLRHLAHRLRRHHQRCQRRPPLAVAPPAGKHGRRRGGCDSKVAPRRRPPRTQPLPALPPSQPPESPELHPRALAPSPPAEFIYYCVDEDELPYTNRRQNRKCGACAACLRRMDCGHCDFCCDKPKFGGSNQKRQKCRWRQCLQFAMKRLLPSVWAGSEDGAGPPAPYPRRKRPGSARRPRLGQTPKPPLATPMAQPDRAQTPVKQEAGSGFVLPPPGTDLVFLREGASSPVQVPGPAPASTAALLQEAQCPGLSWVVALPQVKQEKADAQEDWTPGTAILTSPVLLPGCPSKAVDPGLPPVKQEPPDPEEDKEEENKDDPTADLAPEEEAGGAGTPVITEIFSLGGTRLRDTAVWLPRSKDLKKPGARKQ, encoded by the exons ATGGCTGAGGACTGGCTGGACTGCCcggccctgggccctggctggAAGCGCCGTGAGGTCTTTCGCAAGTCAGGTGCCACCTGTGGACGCTCAGACACCTATTACCAGAG ccccacaggaGACAGGATCCGAAGCAAAGTTGAGCTGACCCGATACCTGGGCCCTGCGTGCGATCTCACCCTCTTTGACTTCAAACAAGGCATCCTGTGCTATCCAGCCCCTAAG GCCCATTCCTTGGCCGTCCCCAGCAGGAAGCGGAAGAAGCCTTCGAAGCCAGCCAAGGCTCAGAAACGTCAGGTTGGACCTTCGAAGAGCGAAGTCAGGAAGGAGGCCCCAAGGGATGAGACCAAGGCTGATGCTGGCACAGTCCCAGCCTCACTTCCTGCGCCTGG GTGCTGTGAGAACTGTGGAATCAGCTTTTCAGGGGATGGAACCCGACGGCAGCGACTCAAGACTCTGTGCAAGGACTGCCGAG CACAGAGAATTGCTTTCAACCGGGAGCAGAGGATGTTTAAG CGTGTGGGCTGCGGGGAGTGTGCGGCCTGCCAGGTAACAGAAGACTGTGGGGCCTGCTCCACCTGCCTTCTGCAGTTGCCCCATGATGTGGCCTCGGGGCTGTTCTGCAAGTGTGAGCGAAGACGGTGCCTCCGGATTGTGGAAAGG AGCCGAGGGTGTGGAGTGTGCCGGGGCTGTCAGACCCGAGAGGACTGTGGCCGTTGTCGAGTCTGCCTTCGCCCTCCCCGCCCTGGTCTCAGGCGCCAGTGGAGGTGCGTCCAGCGGCGTTGCCTGCGG CACCTTGCACACCGCCTCCGCCGCCACCATCAGCGATGTCAACGACGCCCTCCCCTAGCTGTGGCTCCCCCTGCT GGTAAACACGGCCGCCGCAGGGGAGGCTGCGACTCCAAGGTGGCTCCCCGGCGGCGCCCTCCCCGAACCCAGCCACTGCCTGCACTTCCGCCCTCGCAGCCTCCAGAGTCTCCAGAGCTG CACCCCAGAGCCCTGGCCCCCTCGCCACCTGCTGAATTCATCTATTACTGTGTAGACGAGGACGAGCTA CCTTACACGAACCGTCGGCAGAACCGCAAGTGTGGGGCCTGTGCGGCCTGCCTGCGGCGGATGGACTGTGGCCACTGCGACTTCTGCTGTGATAAGCCCAAATTCGGGGGCAGCAACCAGAAGCGCCAGAAGTGTCGTTGGCGCCAGTGCCTGCAGTTTGCTATG AAGCGGCTGCTGCCAAGTGTCTGGGCAGGTTCCGAGGATGGCGCCGGGCCACCCGCACCTTACCCGCGTCGAAAGAGGCCTGGCTCTGCTCGAAGGCCCCGTCTGGGTCAGACCCCGAAGCCTCCCTTGGCCACGCCCATGGCCCAGCCAGACCGTGCCCAGACTCCAGTGAAGCAGGAAGCAGGCAGTGGCTTTGTGCTGCCCCCGCCTGGCACCGACCTCGTGTTCTTACGGGAGGGTGCAAGCAGTCCCGTGCAGGTGCCTGGCCCAGCTCCAGCCTCCACAGCGGCTCTGTTACAG GAGGCCCAGTGCCCTGGCCTGAGTTGGGTCGTGGCCTTACCCCAGGTGAAGCAAGAGAAGGCGGATGCCCAGGAAGACTGGACACCGGGCACAGCCATCCTGACTTCTCCTGTATTGCTGCCTGGCTGCCCCAGCAAG GCAGTAGACCCAGGCCTGCCACCTGTGAAGCAAGAGCCACCTGACCCTGAGGAGGACAAGGAGGAGGAGAACAAGGATGACCCCACCGCTGACTTGGCCCcagaggaggaggcaggaggggctggCACGCCCGTG ATCACGGAGATTTTCAGCCTGGGTGGAACCCGCCTCCGGGACACAGCAGTCTGGTTGCCAAG GTCCAAGGACCTTAAAAAACCTGGAGCTAGAAAGCAGTAG